The Salvelinus namaycush isolate Seneca chromosome 8, SaNama_1.0, whole genome shotgun sequence genome has a segment encoding these proteins:
- the LOC120052499 gene encoding ribonuclease P protein subunit p21-like: MAGNVKDKEAYQRLNFLYQAAHCVLSQTPENVELARFYCFTQKTIAKRLVLRQDPSVKRTLCKKCCSLMVPGVTATARQRRTKHRNRMTVLRCLRCGQCKRFLNNPEHRLWVDQPEAQLENQSQPEQGPSTKELKEKADGPISQISSTGPSSTQHQVPS, translated from the exons ATGGCAGGAAACGTGAAAGACAAGGAGGCTTATCAAAGACTGAACTTCCTGTATCAG GCTGCACACTGTGTTTTGTCTCAAACCCCTGAGAATGTGGAGTTAGCCCGTTTTTACTGCTTCACTCAGAAGACAATCGCAAAACGTTTGGTACTGAGACA AGACCCCTCAGTGAAAAGAACATTATGTAAGAAGTGCTGCTCTTTGATGGTCCCAGGAGTAACTGCCACAGCCAGACAGAGAA GGACTAAGCACAGAAACCGCATGACTGTGCTGCGATGTCTTCGCTGTGGGCAGTGCAAGAGGTTCCTAAACAATCCGGAGCATCGCCTGTGGGTGGACCAGCCTGAGGCTCAGCTGGAGAACCAATCACAGCCAG AACAAGGTCCCTCCACTAAAGAGTTGAAGGAGAAAGCAGATGGACCCATATCGCAGATATCCTCCACAGGGCCTTCCTCTACCCAGCACCAGGTGCCATCCTAG
- the LOC120052498 gene encoding aquaporin-12-like produces the protein MSELDVSLGYFLAVVAFGAAFRVLFRKWPCLSFAAEFTTSFVLVACWLEVQTIIEIGEWAGVLESDVTLTIRFVVLLTHGVICAGATGNPSLTLMNFLLLETPTLHTLLAFAAQFLGAHLALIVAGYYWAMELNDMHIIKNLIFRECSTALRVSLVQGVYSECVCAFIFYLIYLSLRCRSALIRVPFFAAVLTLLSHAASGYTSAFLNPSLAYGLTFYCPGFTFTEYSVAYCLGPIIGMTLALLLYMGHIPRIFAKNLLYSQKTHVQVPKGDGDKKKK, from the exons ATGTCTGAGCTTGATGTCTCCCTTGGTTACTTTCTTGCTGTTGTGGCGTTTGGTGCAGCCTTTAGAGTCCTTTTCAGAAAATGGCCTTGTTTGAGCTTTGCAGCAGAGTTCACAACATCATTTGTGCTGGTGGCATGCTGGCTGGAGGTGCAGACCATTATAGAGATTGGCGAGTGGGCAGGGGTACTGGAATCAGACGTTACTCTAACCATACGGTTTGTGGTGCTGCTGACCCATGGTGTGATATGTGCTGGAGCCACTGGAAACCCCTCCCTGACTCTGATGAATTTCCTGCTGCTGGAGACCCCTACTCTGCACACTCTGCTGGCTTTCGCTGCTCAGTTCCTGGGGGCACACCTGGCCCTGATTGTAGCTGGCTACTACTGGGCAATGGAGCTCAATGACATGCACATAATTAAGAACCTGATATTTAGGGAGTGCAGCACAGCCCTGCGTGTCTCCCTGGTGCAGGGGGTCtattctgagtgtgtgtgtgcattcatctTCTATCTGATATACCTCAGCCTGAGATGTCGCTCTGCGTTGATTCGGGTGCCTTTCTTTGCAGCTGTGCTCACCCTTCTCTCCCATGCAG CCAGTGGTTATACCTCAGCTTTCCTGAACCCCTCCCTGGCCTATGGCCTTACCTTCTACTGTCCTGGGTTTACCTTTACGGAGTACTCAGTGGCCTACTGCCTTGGGCCCATTATTG GAATGACCCTGGCCCTTCTCCTGTACATGGGTCACATCCCCAGGATTTTTGCAAAGAATCTGCTGTATTCCCAGAAGACCCACGTACAGGTGCCAAAGGGGGACGGAGATAAAAAGAAAAAGTGA